One Halocalculus aciditolerans DNA segment encodes these proteins:
- a CDS encoding flippase activity-associated protein Agl23 produces MNESDRRTALGVALAAAVALVLRFALLDARMFHWDEARVGYLTLQFAATGHYEYRPIVHGPFLFLVNRVVFDVFGATDYAARAVVALVGGLFPLTAWLYRDHLDRAETVCFAALLALNPVLLYYSRFMRNDVLVAAFAVATVGLCLRARATGRHGYLYAAAVAFALAFSTKENALLYLFCWLGALAVLLDHYILRARATGGDALQPYVDLLGGLWDAVNRRETPAAERARRRLRVPPAVAERWPPAVVALLVFVVAWIFLFAPRPDVYQPSAYPHLLDDATVGAVRSFLDQWGSGHESSYSSFFVDQGKVLAEAAFVTTLLAVLGFFADRYRERGPRPLVTFAAAWALASLLGYPAITDISGHWSVVHVVVPLALLGGVGGGLLVRRSARAVRAGDTVGVALAVVVLVAAVGQVGVVAAQTSYTNHSDPDNVLVQYGQPAYDVRPALDDTARIAADHEGTDLLFYGSHFNVANEPSIRDTDLPAGNWYNRLPLPWYLARSNVTVDSTTNLAAVNDTAPPVVLAKAEHYQELSETLPGYDARTYRLTSTNTVIVVFVDPAALPEPQARDGTDVHT; encoded by the coding sequence ATGAACGAGTCGGACCGCCGCACCGCCCTCGGCGTCGCGCTCGCCGCCGCCGTCGCGCTCGTCCTCCGTTTCGCCCTCCTCGACGCGCGGATGTTCCACTGGGACGAAGCGCGCGTCGGCTACCTCACCCTCCAGTTCGCCGCGACCGGCCACTACGAGTACCGCCCCATCGTCCACGGCCCCTTCCTCTTCCTCGTGAACCGCGTCGTCTTCGACGTCTTCGGCGCGACCGACTACGCCGCGCGCGCCGTCGTCGCGCTCGTCGGCGGCCTCTTCCCGCTCACCGCCTGGCTCTACCGCGACCACCTCGACCGCGCCGAGACCGTCTGCTTCGCCGCGCTCCTCGCGCTCAACCCCGTCCTCCTCTACTACTCGCGGTTCATGCGGAACGACGTCCTCGTGGCCGCGTTCGCCGTCGCCACCGTCGGCCTCTGTCTCCGCGCTCGCGCGACCGGCCGCCACGGCTACCTCTACGCCGCCGCCGTCGCGTTCGCGCTCGCCTTCAGCACGAAGGAGAACGCTCTCCTCTACCTCTTCTGCTGGCTCGGCGCGCTCGCCGTCCTCCTCGACCACTACATCCTCCGCGCCCGCGCCACCGGCGGCGACGCCCTCCAGCCGTACGTCGACCTGCTCGGCGGGCTCTGGGACGCCGTGAACCGCCGGGAGACGCCGGCCGCCGAGCGGGCGAGACGCCGGCTCCGCGTGCCGCCCGCGGTCGCCGAGCGGTGGCCGCCGGCCGTCGTCGCGCTCCTCGTCTTCGTCGTCGCGTGGATATTCCTGTTCGCGCCGCGCCCCGACGTCTACCAGCCGTCCGCCTACCCGCATCTCCTCGACGACGCGACGGTCGGCGCGGTCCGGTCCTTCCTCGACCAGTGGGGGTCAGGCCACGAGTCCTCCTACTCCTCGTTCTTCGTCGACCAAGGGAAGGTCCTCGCGGAGGCGGCGTTCGTCACGACGCTGCTCGCCGTTCTCGGCTTCTTCGCGGACCGCTACCGCGAGCGGGGGCCGCGTCCGCTCGTGACGTTCGCCGCCGCGTGGGCGCTCGCGAGCCTCCTCGGCTACCCCGCCATCACGGACATCTCCGGCCACTGGTCGGTCGTCCACGTCGTCGTCCCGCTCGCGCTCCTCGGCGGCGTCGGCGGCGGCCTGCTCGTCCGCCGAAGCGCTCGCGCCGTCCGCGCCGGCGACACCGTCGGCGTCGCGCTCGCCGTCGTCGTCCTCGTCGCCGCCGTCGGCCAGGTCGGCGTCGTCGCCGCGCAGACCTCGTACACGAACCACTCCGACCCCGACAACGTCCTCGTCCAGTACGGTCAGCCCGCCTACGACGTCCGCCCGGCCCTCGACGACACGGCGCGCATCGCCGCCGACCACGAAGGCACGGACCTCCTCTTCTACGGCTCGCACTTCAACGTCGCGAACGAACCCTCGATACGGGATACCGACCTGCCGGCCGGGAACTGGTACAACCGCCTGCCGCTCCCGTGGTATCTCGCGCGCTCGAACGTCACCGTCGACTCGACGACGAACCTCGCGGCCGTGAACGACACGGCCCCGCCCGTCGTCCTCGCGAAAGCCGAGCACTACCAGGAGCTGAGCGAGACGCTCCCCGGCTACGACGCCCGAACCTATCGGCTGACGTCGACGAACACCGTCATCGTCGTCTTCGTCGACCCGGCCGCCCTGCCCGAGCCACAGGCACGTGACGGCACGGACGTGCACACCTGA
- a CDS encoding 5-(carboxyamino)imidazole ribonucleotide synthase — MTVLVPDATLGVVGGGQLGRMLAEAASPLGVDVVVLDPTPDCPAAPPAAAQIQGDFDDPEALDELAARSDALTFEIELADPDVLAEVSDTHDVPVHPDPDTLRTIQDKYVQDSHFADAGVPGPAFRQVDDADDLEAAFEELGSPLMLKARTGGYDGRGNAPAETVEDAEEYFGGLEGLVAEAFVDFERELSIIGVVGDGERAAYPVVENIHEAEILRETVAPARTTDAVAERARDVAMDVLDALDGRGVYGIELFETSEGEVLVNEVAPRPHNSGHYTIEAGHASQFEQHARAVLGLPLAPTALRDAAVSANILGTVDETRPAKLTGVRDVLAEPGVHLHWYGKDDVRPLRKMGHLTLVGSGPSVEPDHTDGENREEMLSRARAARDALDFD, encoded by the coding sequence ATGACGGTTCTCGTTCCGGACGCGACGCTTGGTGTCGTCGGCGGCGGACAGCTCGGGCGGATGCTCGCCGAGGCGGCGAGCCCGCTCGGCGTCGACGTCGTCGTGCTCGACCCGACGCCGGACTGTCCCGCCGCGCCGCCCGCCGCGGCGCAGATACAGGGCGACTTCGACGACCCGGAGGCGCTCGACGAACTCGCCGCGCGGAGCGACGCGCTCACGTTCGAAATCGAACTCGCCGACCCGGACGTACTCGCCGAAGTAAGCGACACACACGACGTCCCTGTCCACCCGGACCCCGACACGCTCCGCACGATACAGGACAAGTACGTGCAGGACTCGCACTTCGCCGACGCCGGCGTTCCCGGCCCCGCGTTCAGGCAGGTGGACGACGCCGACGACCTCGAAGCCGCGTTCGAGGAACTCGGCTCGCCCCTGATGCTCAAAGCCCGCACCGGCGGGTACGACGGCCGCGGGAACGCGCCCGCAGAGACGGTCGAAGACGCCGAGGAGTACTTCGGCGGCCTCGAGGGACTCGTCGCCGAGGCGTTCGTGGACTTCGAACGCGAGCTCTCCATCATCGGCGTCGTCGGCGACGGCGAGCGCGCCGCCTACCCCGTCGTGGAGAACATCCACGAAGCGGAAATCCTCCGGGAGACGGTCGCGCCCGCCCGCACCACCGACGCGGTGGCGGAGCGCGCCCGCGACGTCGCGATGGACGTCCTCGACGCCCTCGACGGCCGCGGCGTCTACGGCATCGAACTCTTCGAGACGAGCGAGGGCGAAGTGCTCGTGAACGAGGTCGCGCCGCGCCCGCACAACTCCGGCCACTACACCATCGAAGCCGGGCACGCGAGCCAGTTCGAACAGCACGCGCGCGCCGTCCTCGGCCTCCCGCTCGCCCCGACCGCCCTCCGCGATGCTGCCGTTTCCGCGAACATCCTCGGCACCGTCGACGAAACGCGCCCCGCGAAGCTCACCGGCGTCCGGGACGTCCTCGCCGAACCCGGCGTCCACCTCCACTGGTACGGCAAAGACGACGTCCGCCCCCTCCGAAAGATGGGGCACCTCACGCTCGTCGGGAGTGGCCCGTCTGTCGAACCGGACCACACCGATGGCGAGAACCGCGAAGAGATGCTCTCGCGCGCACGAGCGGCGCGTGACGCCCTCGACTTCGACTGA
- a CDS encoding NADH-quinone oxidoreductase subunit A, with amino-acid sequence MNPWIAIGALAVVAVLIPLSMMGLSSLLRPSVPEQGKRAVYESGEVPTGGTRLRFNVQYYMVALLFVVFDVETVLIFPWTLIYRDAVASVGLLPALVPMLAFIGVLVVGLAWAWRNGAVRWVRNPRYGEHGHYE; translated from the coding sequence ATGAATCCATGGATCGCCATCGGCGCGCTGGCGGTAGTGGCAGTCCTCATTCCGCTGAGCATGATGGGACTGTCGAGCCTGCTCCGTCCGAGCGTGCCCGAACAAGGGAAGCGAGCCGTCTACGAGAGCGGCGAAGTCCCCACGGGCGGGACGCGTCTCCGGTTCAACGTGCAGTACTACATGGTCGCGTTGCTGTTCGTCGTCTTCGACGTCGAGACCGTCCTCATCTTCCCGTGGACGCTTATCTATCGCGACGCCGTCGCATCGGTCGGCCTCCTTCCCGCGCTCGTCCCCATGCTCGCGTTCATCGGCGTTCTCGTCGTCGGGCTCGCGTGGGCGTGGCGGAACGGCGCCGTCCGCTGGGTGCGCAACCCACGCTACGGAGAACACGGACACTATGAGTAG
- the purE gene encoding 5-(carboxyamino)imidazole ribonucleotide mutase, giving the protein MTTETDLIERLESEAERDLATAPDVGIVMGSDSDLDVMKGAADALDELGFAECTDVETTYDADYTYETWVVSAHRTPDLMYAYADTAEARGVDVIVAGAGGKSADLPNMTASIAYPVPVVGVPVQEKSVDSVIGMPTGAPLTAVDAGKSYNAGLSAAQVLARSDDALRERLVAFHDDQKSGVADVSERLHDDGIDGFIQNR; this is encoded by the coding sequence ATGACCACCGAGACTGACCTCATCGAGCGACTCGAATCGGAAGCCGAACGCGACCTCGCCACCGCCCCCGACGTCGGTATCGTGATGGGGAGCGACTCCGACCTCGACGTCATGAAGGGCGCGGCCGACGCCCTCGACGAGCTCGGGTTCGCCGAGTGCACGGACGTCGAAACCACGTATGACGCGGACTACACCTACGAGACGTGGGTGGTGTCGGCGCACCGGACGCCCGACCTGATGTACGCCTACGCGGACACCGCGGAAGCGCGCGGCGTCGACGTCATCGTCGCGGGCGCGGGCGGGAAATCCGCCGACCTCCCGAACATGACCGCGAGCATCGCCTATCCCGTTCCCGTCGTCGGCGTCCCCGTCCAGGAGAAGTCGGTGGACTCCGTCATCGGGATGCCGACGGGCGCGCCGCTCACCGCCGTCGACGCCGGGAAATCCTACAACGCCGGGCTGTCCGCCGCCCAAGTGCTCGCGCGCTCCGACGACGCGCTCCGCGAGCGCCTCGTCGCCTTCCACGACGACCAGAAGTCGGGCGTCGCCGACGTCTCCGAGCGCCTCCACGACGACGGAATCGACGGGTTCATACAGAACCGCTGA
- a CDS encoding NADH-quinone oxidoreductase subunit B — protein sequence MSSDTPRDSIVESKEPLRKTQDARAGVGRGDRFNSKLREAFGSTPFILTKFDKFVDWARGNSMFMLQFGIACCSIEMMHTYAVKHDLDRFGSGVPRASPRQADVMIVPGTIVSKFAPRMKRVYDQMPEPKFVVGMGSCTISGGPFQEGYNVLKGAEEVIPVDIHVPGCPPRPEALVYGVQKLQERVREGETAPVTVKPYELEEFGDLERDEFVRQLADDIDEDDLVMRYNWADSP from the coding sequence ATGAGTAGTGACACACCCCGGGACAGCATCGTCGAGAGTAAGGAACCGCTCCGGAAGACACAGGACGCCCGCGCCGGAGTCGGCCGCGGCGACCGATTCAACTCGAAGCTCCGGGAGGCGTTCGGCTCCACGCCGTTCATCCTCACGAAGTTCGATAAGTTCGTGGACTGGGCACGGGGGAACTCGATGTTCATGCTCCAGTTCGGCATCGCGTGCTGCAGCATCGAGATGATGCACACGTACGCCGTGAAACACGACCTCGACCGCTTCGGGTCCGGCGTCCCGCGCGCCAGCCCCCGGCAGGCGGACGTGATGATCGTCCCCGGGACGATCGTCTCGAAGTTCGCGCCGCGCATGAAGCGCGTCTACGACCAGATGCCCGAGCCGAAGTTCGTCGTCGGCATGGGCTCGTGCACCATCTCCGGCGGCCCCTTCCAGGAGGGATACAACGTCCTGAAGGGCGCAGAGGAGGTCATCCCGGTCGACATCCACGTCCCCGGGTGTCCGCCGCGGCCGGAGGCGCTCGTCTACGGCGTGCAGAAACTCCAAGAGCGCGTTCGCGAGGGCGAGACCGCGCCGGTGACGGTCAAGCCGTACGAGCTGGAGGAGTTCGGCGACTTAGAGCGCGACGAGTTCGTCCGCCAGCTCGCGGACGACATCGACGAGGACGACCTCGTGATGCGGTACAACTGGGCTGATTCGCCATGA